The following nucleotide sequence is from Chloroflexota bacterium.
TCCGCCCAAACACCCTCTTTTCCGCCTGACACCCGCCCTCTCCCGGCCTGATTCGGGTGGATAAGGCCGGGAGAGACAGGTGAGGGGCGGAATCAGAAAATTTCTTTTGAGGGGCTGCGCCCCTCAATGCTCCCCGTTGTGTTTCCACCAAGAAAGATGCACGATCGCTCCGTCGTCCACTTGCCATCTTTTGCCTCGCGTGGTATCATCTAGTATAGACTGGTATAGAGCACCCTTCCACAAGCACACCAAGGAGCCAAACACATGAGCTCTTTCCGGCTCCTCCTACAAGCCATCGACAAAGAGGCGGCCAAGCCGTTATACGTCCAGCTCAAAGAATCCCTGCTGGAGGCCATCGAAAACGGCGACCTCACACCCCATCACCGGATCCCCTCCGAGCGAGAGCTGAGCGAACTCACCGGCCTCAGCCGGATGACCGTCCGGCAGGCGGTACGCAGCCTGATCCTGGAGGGCCGCCTCTACACCGTACCCGGGAAGGGCACCTTCGTGGCCGATCCCAAGATCGAGCAGCGGCTACGCAACCTGACCGGGTTCACCGAGGAGATGCGAAACCAGGGGCTGGCACCCACATCACGCGTGCTGTCCCAGAAGCGCATCCCCGCCCCGGCCAACTGCGCACGGATGCTCCGCATCGCCCCGGGTGCGGAGGTGATGTGCCTGCATCGCCTGCGCCTGGCCGACGGCCAGCCCGTGGCCATTGAGAAGGCCTGGCTATCGCTGGAGATGTTCCCCAACCTTCTCGAGTTCGACTTCGCCGCCAACTCGCTTTACGACGTATTGCGTCGCTCCTACAGGGTCATCCTGCAGCGGGCCGAACAGGTCGTGGAGGCGACGCTGGCGGACGAGGCGACGGCGGAGCTGCTCGGGGTCTCCGTGGGGGCCCCCCTTCTAGCCTTCGAACGGATCACGTACGACTCGAACGGGACGCCCATCGAGTTCGTGCAATCCGTCTACCGCTCCGACCGGTTCCGCCTGCGCGTGGCGTTGGACGTAGGCGCCGAAGCGGAGAGCGCCGTACAACAGCTTGTCCTGCCAACCCAAACCTGAGGACCTTCCACACCATCGCCGCCCACCATCCAGGTCGTGATCTGTCGGCAAGTGGTCGACCACTTCTTCGTCGCCGTCCCAATATCCACATTCAAAACCTTAACGGAGGTGCATGATGAGCACACAGAAGAATCTCTCCCGCCGTAAGTTCCTGAAACACACCGCCGTCCTCGGCGCCGGCGCCGTTCTGGGAGGCAGCGCGCTGGCAGCCTGCGCTCCGTCCACGCCCGCGCCGGAGCCCACAAAGGCCCCGGAGGCGCCCGCTCCGGCAGCGCCCGAGCTGCCCTTCGAGGTGGCGCCCGAGGCCATCGATCCGCTGAACGTCGAGAAGGGGGTCACCATCGAGGGCGTCTTCTTCCAGGGCGGCTACGGGATCGACTATATCAAGTACGCCGCGGACATCTTCGAGAAGCTGCACCCCGAGACGAAGATGTCGGTCACGGGCATCCAGCGCGTCGGCGAGCAGCTGCGTCCCCGCTTCATCGCGGGCAATCCGCCCGATGTCATCGACAACAGCGGCGCCGGCAACCTGGACACCACCGCCCTGGCCGCCGAGGGGCAGCTTCTGGACCTGGAGCCGCTCATGAACGCGCCGGCGCTGGACACCCCCGGCAAGCTGTTCAAGGAGACCCTCTTCCCCGGCTCCCAGGATGTGGGCGTGTTCGACGGGAAGCAGCTCTTCCTGAACATCGCCTACACCGTCTTCGGCATCTGGCACAGCAAGTCCCTGTTCGAGAAGAAGGGATGGACCTATCCCAAGATGTGGGACGAGATGCTGGAGTTCTGCGAGACGGTGAAGAAGGAAGAGGGC
It contains:
- a CDS encoding GntR family transcriptional regulator, whose amino-acid sequence is MSSFRLLLQAIDKEAAKPLYVQLKESLLEAIENGDLTPHHRIPSERELSELTGLSRMTVRQAVRSLILEGRLYTVPGKGTFVADPKIEQRLRNLTGFTEEMRNQGLAPTSRVLSQKRIPAPANCARMLRIAPGAEVMCLHRLRLADGQPVAIEKAWLSLEMFPNLLEFDFAANSLYDVLRRSYRVILQRAEQVVEATLADEATAELLGVSVGAPLLAFERITYDSNGTPIEFVQSVYRSDRFRLRVALDVGAEAESAVQQLVLPTQT